A stretch of the Streptomyces sp. 1331.2 genome encodes the following:
- a CDS encoding GNAT family N-acetyltransferase has product MLKDPAQPDRAQPDPVRPDVVIRPATAADLPAIARLCAAHAAFERADPVPADLAARLEPVLFSARPRAWCLVLDHGDELIGYATYSREFSTWQAADYVHLDCLFVTEPHRGAGWGHALLGAVQDAAAALGADHLQWQTPDWNTDAIRFYHRTGARSRPKVRFSLPTRSIQGRRNSSWTRPLLVPATTVPGGPEARARTGESRSMS; this is encoded by the coding sequence ATGCTGAAGGACCCCGCACAGCCGGACCGCGCGCAGCCGGACCCCGTACGGCCGGACGTCGTGATCCGTCCGGCCACCGCCGCCGACCTGCCCGCGATCGCCCGCCTGTGCGCCGCCCACGCCGCCTTCGAGCGCGCCGACCCGGTGCCCGCCGATCTCGCCGCCCGCCTGGAGCCCGTACTGTTCTCGGCCCGGCCGCGAGCCTGGTGCCTCGTCCTCGACCACGGAGACGAACTGATCGGCTACGCCACCTACTCCCGGGAGTTCTCCACCTGGCAGGCCGCCGACTACGTCCACCTGGACTGCCTCTTCGTCACCGAACCGCACCGCGGAGCAGGCTGGGGGCACGCCCTGCTCGGCGCCGTCCAGGACGCGGCGGCAGCCCTCGGCGCCGACCACCTCCAGTGGCAGACACCCGACTGGAACACCGACGCCATCCGCTTCTACCACCGCACCGGAGCCCGATCCCGCCCCAAGGTCAGGTTCTCGCTCCCCACCCGCAGCATTCAAGGACGGCGCAACTCCAGCTGGACCAGGCCGTTGCTCGTCCCCGCGACAACGGTGCCCGGCGGGCCGGAGGCCAGGGCCCGGACGGGGGAGTCGAGGTCGATGTCGTAG
- a CDS encoding glycoside hydrolase domain-containing protein gives MAYQGRTFRVPAAWPVVDLGVDPQACVRFDRHAVYLGRPGEQQVCPPRLVGRTEALLVEPAASAVPDPGGSNGVAHTIRASDGVVAVTGTYDTDQPLVLRIITGAGLTPEPTRQPTPAPAPGGPRTTPLAPKSATASAPAASAPAESAPAMAPAAVPASATNYTGKGFDACTAPSAAAMNAWLSSSPYRAVGIYIGGAKRACAQPNLTASWVQQRQAGGWAFMPLYVGVQAPSIAAPTTEGANAADDAVSQAQALGFGPGSILYYDMEAYVPQYSGSVLGFLTAWTNELHAWGYNSGVYSSSSSGMKDLAANAGNSAYTMPDAVFSANWNGREDTNDPAIPASYWSNHQRAHQYASPQDPESWGGYAIGIDQDYLDIQLTSAPPSQSSGFFLGVRQSAGNWPGFTPLTGGSGVFRGSEAAIAGLPDGSSQELGIGLDGLLYHGVRAANGSWSGFAALPGVGTPTMAARRAAIAGLPDGSSQVVAIGNDGNVYHQARFADGTWSGFAPLPGVGTPRMAAGDVAIAGLPDRSSQVLAIGNDGNVYHEARFTDGNWSGFAPLPGVNTARMAAGRVAITGLPDGSSQVLAIGNDGNVYHEARFTSGNWSGFAPLPGVGTPTMAARTVGIAGLPDGSTQVAVVGGDGNVYHEARFTSGNWSGFAAVQGPYGASVFPAQRAAIAGLPDGSTQLLATRS, from the coding sequence GTGGCGTACCAGGGCCGTACCTTCCGGGTGCCCGCGGCCTGGCCGGTGGTGGACCTGGGCGTGGATCCGCAGGCCTGTGTCCGGTTCGACCGGCACGCGGTGTACCTCGGGCGCCCGGGTGAACAGCAGGTCTGCCCGCCGCGGTTGGTGGGCCGTACGGAGGCGCTGCTGGTCGAGCCCGCGGCGTCGGCCGTACCGGATCCGGGGGGCTCCAACGGCGTCGCGCACACGATCCGGGCGAGCGACGGTGTCGTCGCGGTGACCGGGACGTACGACACGGACCAGCCGCTCGTGCTGCGGATCATCACCGGCGCCGGGCTCACCCCCGAGCCGACGCGCCAGCCGACGCCGGCGCCCGCGCCCGGCGGGCCCCGGACGACGCCCCTGGCACCGAAGTCCGCCACGGCGTCCGCACCCGCCGCATCCGCGCCCGCTGAGTCCGCACCGGCCATGGCGCCGGCTGCCGTGCCCGCGTCGGCGACGAACTACACCGGCAAGGGCTTCGACGCCTGCACCGCGCCCTCCGCCGCCGCGATGAACGCCTGGCTGAGCTCCTCCCCGTACCGGGCCGTCGGCATCTACATCGGCGGTGCCAAGCGGGCCTGCGCCCAACCGAACCTGACGGCCTCCTGGGTCCAGCAGCGGCAGGCGGGCGGCTGGGCCTTCATGCCGCTGTACGTCGGTGTGCAGGCCCCGAGCATCGCCGCCCCCACCACCGAGGGCGCCAACGCGGCCGACGACGCGGTGAGCCAGGCGCAGGCGCTCGGCTTCGGCCCCGGTTCGATCCTCTACTACGACATGGAGGCCTACGTCCCGCAGTACTCGGGCTCGGTGCTCGGCTTCCTCACCGCCTGGACCAACGAGCTGCACGCCTGGGGCTACAACTCCGGTGTGTACAGCAGTTCCTCCTCCGGCATGAAGGACCTGGCCGCCAACGCCGGCAACAGCGCCTACACCATGCCCGACGCCGTCTTCAGCGCCAACTGGAACGGCCGGGAGGACACCAACGACCCCGCCATACCGGCCAGTTACTGGTCCAACCACCAGCGCGCCCACCAGTACGCCTCGCCGCAGGACCCGGAGAGCTGGGGCGGCTACGCGATCGGGATCGACCAGGACTACCTCGACATCCAGCTCACCAGCGCCCCGCCGTCCCAGTCCTCCGGGTTCTTCCTCGGCGTGCGCCAGAGCGCGGGCAACTGGCCCGGCTTCACGCCGCTGACGGGCGGGTCGGGTGTGTTCCGCGGCTCGGAGGCCGCGATCGCCGGGCTGCCGGACGGCTCCTCGCAGGAGCTGGGCATCGGTCTGGACGGTCTGCTCTACCACGGTGTCCGCGCCGCGAACGGCAGCTGGTCCGGCTTCGCCGCGCTGCCGGGCGTCGGCACGCCCACCATGGCCGCCCGCCGGGCCGCCATCGCCGGCCTGCCGGACGGCTCCTCCCAGGTGGTGGCGATCGGCAACGACGGCAACGTCTACCACCAGGCGCGGTTCGCCGACGGCACCTGGTCCGGCTTCGCGCCGCTCCCCGGGGTCGGCACCCCGCGCATGGCCGCCGGGGACGTCGCCATCGCCGGCCTGCCCGACAGGTCCTCCCAGGTGCTGGCGATCGGCAACGACGGCAACGTCTACCACGAGGCCCGCTTCACGGACGGCAACTGGTCCGGCTTCGCCCCGCTCCCCGGGGTGAACACCGCGCGTATGGCCGCCGGGCGGGTCGCCATCACGGGCCTGCCGGACGGCTCCTCGCAGGTGCTGGCGATCGGCAACGACGGCAACGTCTACCACGAGGCCCGCTTCACCAGCGGCAACTGGTCCGGCTTCGCCCCGCTCCCGGGTGTCGGCACGCCCACCATGGCCGCGCGGACGGTCGGCATCGCCGGCCTGCCGGACGGCTCGACCCAGGTCGCGGTGGTCGGCGGTGACGGCAACGTCTACCACGAGGCCCGCTTCACCAGCGGCAACTGGTCCGGCTTCGCCGCCGTCCAGGGCCCGTACGGCGCGAGCGTCTTCCCGGCCCAGCGCGCCGCCATCGCCGGCCTCCCGGACGGCTCGACCCAGCTCCTGGCCACCCGCAGCTGA
- a CDS encoding MFS transporter yields MSVAVNFRLARQLTGGRVLLWSLLGRLPNAMSPIGTLLLVSRNTGTVWSGSLVAGALAAGQAVGGPIVGRLADRRGQRTTGLAAALANAVALVALVVASERGLALGWQIAPAALTGLSVPLVGPLSRSRWARLACGEPELTSALLTLDGIVDEVGFTAGPALVGLLASAAAPAVGLLTAAVLSGVCASLFALHPTAAPGVPASSLPHARSAERLLSTPYVLVLAGMALLGACFGSVQVGITATTEALGRPGAAGLVYGFLGCTSSLAGLVTASLPARLGLAPRLRASAALLFAASCLLLPAGGSLPALTAAIGCLGVAVAPQFITMFGLVERTVPAARLGEAMAALVSALILAQSASTFLAGWAADHAGPGAPFAVTTGAAAAALLLAICTATERRYRRRDPAARTG; encoded by the coding sequence GTGTCCGTGGCCGTGAACTTCCGCCTGGCGAGGCAGCTGACGGGCGGCCGGGTGCTGCTCTGGTCGCTGCTGGGCCGGCTGCCGAACGCGATGAGCCCGATCGGCACGCTGCTGCTGGTCAGCCGGAACACCGGCACCGTGTGGTCGGGTTCGCTGGTCGCGGGGGCGCTGGCGGCCGGGCAGGCGGTCGGCGGTCCGATCGTCGGCCGGCTCGCCGACCGGCGCGGACAGCGGACGACGGGGCTGGCCGCCGCCCTCGCCAACGCGGTGGCCCTGGTCGCGCTGGTCGTCGCCTCCGAGCGCGGGCTCGCGCTCGGCTGGCAGATCGCGCCGGCCGCGCTGACCGGCCTGTCGGTCCCGCTGGTCGGCCCGCTCTCGCGCAGCCGCTGGGCCCGACTGGCCTGCGGGGAACCGGAGTTGACCTCGGCCCTGCTGACCCTGGACGGGATCGTCGACGAGGTCGGCTTCACCGCCGGACCGGCCCTGGTCGGCCTGCTCGCCTCCGCTGCCGCCCCCGCCGTCGGGCTGCTCACCGCGGCCGTGCTGTCCGGGGTCTGCGCCAGCCTGTTCGCCCTGCACCCCACCGCCGCACCGGGCGTCCCCGCGTCCTCCCTGCCCCATGCCCGGTCCGCGGAACGGCTGTTGAGCACGCCGTACGTCCTGGTCCTGGCCGGGATGGCGCTGCTGGGCGCCTGCTTCGGATCCGTCCAGGTCGGCATCACGGCGACCACCGAGGCGCTGGGCCGGCCGGGGGCCGCCGGGCTGGTGTACGGCTTCCTGGGGTGCACCAGTTCCCTCGCGGGCCTGGTCACCGCCTCACTGCCGGCCCGCCTGGGTCTGGCGCCCCGGCTGAGGGCGAGCGCGGCGCTGCTCTTCGCCGCGTCCTGCCTGCTGCTGCCCGCGGGCGGCAGTCTCCCGGCACTGACCGCGGCCATCGGCTGCCTCGGCGTCGCCGTCGCACCGCAGTTCATCACGATGTTCGGTCTGGTCGAGCGCACCGTGCCCGCCGCCCGGCTCGGCGAGGCGATGGCCGCACTGGTCAGCGCGCTGATCCTGGCCCAGTCGGCGAGCACCTTCCTGGCCGGCTGGGCCGCCGATCACGCGGGCCCGGGCGCGCCGTTCGCCGTCACGACGGGGGCGGCTGCCGCGGCGCTGCTACTCGCCATCTGCACCGCGACCGAGCGGCGGTACCGCCGGCGCGACCCCGCGGCCCGTACGGGCTGA
- a CDS encoding GNAT family N-acetyltransferase: MTADGPVRIGRMRPEHAEQVLAVYQLGIDSGDATFETTAPSWEAFDAARLPDHRPVALDPAGRVLGWAAVAPVSTRRAYAGVVEHSVYVHPDARGRGVGAALLDALITSTEAAGIWTIQSGIFPENTASLALHDRAGFRRIGTRERIARRHGRWRDVILVERRSPTVL; the protein is encoded by the coding sequence ATGACCGCCGACGGGCCGGTCCGGATCGGCCGCATGCGGCCCGAACACGCCGAGCAGGTCCTGGCCGTCTACCAGCTCGGCATCGACAGCGGCGACGCGACCTTCGAGACCACCGCGCCCAGCTGGGAGGCGTTCGACGCCGCCCGGCTGCCCGACCACCGCCCGGTCGCCCTCGACCCGGCGGGCCGCGTGCTCGGCTGGGCCGCGGTCGCGCCGGTCTCGACCCGCCGCGCCTACGCCGGCGTCGTCGAACACTCCGTCTACGTCCACCCCGACGCCCGCGGCCGGGGCGTCGGCGCGGCCCTCCTGGACGCCCTGATCACCTCCACGGAGGCGGCCGGCATCTGGACCATCCAGTCCGGGATCTTTCCCGAGAACACCGCCAGCCTCGCCCTCCACGACCGCGCGGGCTTTCGCCGCATCGGCACCCGCGAACGCATCGCCCGCCGCCACGGCCGCTGGCGCGACGTCATCCTGGTCGAACGCCGCAGCCCGACCGTGCTCTGA
- a CDS encoding carboxymuconolactone decarboxylase family protein, with protein sequence MTTYQQPSDLRAVPMVRALATDEFDAFVRFHETVFRDGGTIPLKLRELVALAVALTTKCSYCIDTHTRGAADAGATREEIAEIGFVAAAVCAGGAMAHGLLALRLDAEHRHAGRRRAEEDDRA encoded by the coding sequence ATGACCACCTACCAGCAACCTTCCGACCTGCGTGCCGTGCCGATGGTGCGCGCCCTGGCCACGGACGAGTTCGACGCGTTCGTCCGCTTCCACGAGACGGTCTTCCGCGACGGCGGGACGATCCCGCTCAAGCTGCGTGAACTGGTCGCGCTGGCCGTCGCGTTGACGACGAAGTGCTCGTACTGCATCGACACCCACACCCGCGGCGCGGCGGACGCGGGGGCGACCCGCGAGGAGATCGCCGAGATCGGCTTCGTCGCGGCCGCGGTCTGCGCCGGGGGTGCGATGGCCCACGGGCTGCTCGCGCTGCGGCTCGACGCCGAGCACCGGCACGCCGGGCGGCGCCGCGCAGAGGAGGACGACCGTGCGTAA
- a CDS encoding arsenate reductase ArsC codes for MSTPAVPSVLFVCVHNAGRSQMAAAFLTRLGGDRVEVRSAGSAPAETVNPAVVEAMAEVGIDITAETPKVLTVEAVRASDVVITMGCGDACPFFPGKQYLDWKLDDPAGQGVDAVRPIRDEIETRIRGLLADLGVQPEARA; via the coding sequence GTGAGCACTCCCGCCGTCCCGTCCGTGCTGTTCGTCTGCGTGCACAACGCCGGCCGCTCCCAGATGGCCGCCGCCTTCCTCACCCGCCTCGGCGGTGACCGGGTCGAGGTCCGCTCCGCCGGGTCCGCCCCTGCCGAGACCGTGAACCCCGCCGTGGTCGAGGCCATGGCCGAGGTCGGCATCGACATCACCGCCGAGACCCCGAAGGTCCTCACCGTCGAAGCCGTCCGGGCCTCCGACGTGGTGATCACCATGGGCTGCGGCGACGCCTGCCCGTTCTTCCCCGGCAAGCAGTACCTGGACTGGAAGCTGGACGACCCGGCCGGCCAGGGCGTCGACGCCGTCCGCCCGATCCGCGACGAGATCGAGACCCGCATCCGCGGCCTGCTCGCCGACCTCGGCGTCCAGCCCGAGGCCCGGGCATGA
- a CDS encoding Cmx/CmrA family chloramphenicol efflux MFS transporter, translated as MPLPLYLLALAVFAMGTSEFMLAGLLPDLAPDLGVTVATAGLLTPAFAIGMVVGAPLVAALARHWPARSSLLGFVLVFATAHAVGAATPNFPVLCATRVVAALANAGFLAVALTAAGTLVPADRKGRALAVLLSGTTMATIVGVPAGAVLGTALGWRAAFWAVAALCLPAAVGVLTGLPAAPAGARRNVPDGRPPLRAELAHLRRPRLLLVMLLGALVNAATFASFTFLAPVVTGTAGLGEAWVPVVLVLFGAGSFVGVTAAGRLSDRRPGLVLAAGGPLLFLGWPALAVLADQPLALLLLVFVQGALSFALGGTLISRVLYEAAPAVTMAGSYATAALNLGAVAGPLIAATTLGTGTGTGTGTGTGSGDLGPLWVGALLVAVALLVALPARGVLTAVPGERSARTGRGVAPAVPPLGRGADGE; from the coding sequence ATGCCTCTCCCGCTGTACCTGCTCGCCCTGGCGGTCTTCGCCATGGGCACCTCGGAGTTCATGCTGGCCGGCCTGCTGCCGGACCTCGCCCCGGACCTCGGCGTCACCGTCGCGACCGCAGGTCTGCTCACCCCGGCCTTCGCGATCGGCATGGTCGTCGGTGCCCCGCTGGTGGCGGCGCTCGCCCGGCACTGGCCCGCCCGGTCGAGCCTGCTCGGATTCGTCCTCGTGTTCGCCACCGCCCATGCCGTGGGCGCCGCCACCCCGAACTTCCCGGTGCTGTGCGCGACCCGGGTGGTCGCGGCGCTCGCGAACGCCGGCTTCCTCGCCGTCGCCCTGACGGCCGCCGGCACGCTGGTCCCCGCCGACCGGAAGGGACGGGCGCTCGCCGTGCTGCTCTCGGGCACCACGATGGCCACCATCGTCGGCGTGCCTGCAGGAGCGGTGCTGGGCACGGCGCTCGGCTGGCGGGCCGCGTTCTGGGCCGTCGCCGCCCTCTGCCTGCCCGCGGCCGTCGGCGTCCTCACCGGACTCCCGGCGGCCCCGGCGGGCGCACGGCGGAACGTGCCTGACGGGCGGCCGCCCCTGCGGGCGGAGTTGGCGCACCTCAGGCGCCCGCGGCTGCTCCTGGTGATGCTGCTCGGCGCGCTGGTGAACGCGGCCACCTTCGCCAGCTTCACCTTCCTCGCCCCCGTCGTCACCGGCACCGCCGGGCTGGGCGAGGCGTGGGTCCCCGTCGTCCTGGTGCTCTTCGGCGCCGGGTCCTTCGTCGGCGTCACCGCCGCCGGACGGCTGTCCGACCGGCGCCCCGGCCTGGTCCTCGCCGCCGGCGGCCCGCTGCTGTTCCTCGGCTGGCCGGCCCTGGCCGTGCTCGCCGACCAGCCGCTCGCGCTGCTCCTCCTGGTGTTCGTCCAGGGCGCGCTGTCCTTCGCGCTGGGCGGCACGCTGATCTCGCGGGTCCTGTACGAGGCGGCCCCGGCCGTCACCATGGCCGGCTCCTACGCGACGGCGGCCCTCAACCTCGGCGCCGTCGCCGGCCCCCTCATCGCCGCGACCACCCTCGGAACCGGAACCGGAACCGGAACCGGCACCGGCACCGGGTCCGGCGACCTCGGGCCGCTGTGGGTCGGCGCGCTGCTCGTCGCGGTCGCGCTCCTGGTCGCACTCCCCGCGCGCGGTGTGCTGACGGCCGTCCCCGGTGAGCGCTCAGCCCGTACGGGCCGCGGGGTCGCGCCGGCGGTACCGCCGCTCGGTCGCGGTGCAGATGGCGAGTAG
- a CDS encoding rhodanese-like domain-containing protein produces MSAPATAPAAATTGAVLGVPAAAPAEAAAHFAARLAFEADVSDVHADLASGAPGIVVVDTRSEAAWDQGHIPGAFHLPTARIADLAPQLIDPALTVVTYCWGPGCNGATRAALAFARLGYRVKEMLGGFEYWAREGFAYDSATGTEQRPVDDLTAPRSGISCAC; encoded by the coding sequence ATGTCCGCCCCCGCCACCGCCCCCGCCGCCGCGACCACCGGCGCCGTTCTCGGCGTGCCCGCCGCCGCTCCGGCCGAGGCCGCGGCGCACTTCGCCGCCCGTCTCGCCTTCGAGGCGGACGTCTCCGACGTCCACGCCGACCTCGCCTCCGGCGCACCCGGCATCGTGGTGGTCGACACCCGCAGCGAGGCTGCCTGGGACCAGGGCCACATCCCCGGCGCCTTCCACCTCCCCACCGCACGGATCGCCGACCTGGCACCGCAGCTGATCGACCCGGCCCTGACCGTGGTCACCTACTGCTGGGGCCCCGGCTGCAACGGTGCGACCCGCGCCGCCCTGGCCTTCGCCCGCCTCGGCTACCGGGTCAAGGAAATGCTCGGCGGCTTCGAGTACTGGGCGCGCGAGGGCTTCGCCTACGACTCCGCCACCGGCACCGAGCAGCGCCCCGTCGACGACCTGACCGCCCCGCGCTCGGGCATCTCCTGCGCATGCTGA
- a CDS encoding peptidoglycan-binding domain-containing protein codes for MSNKKAKSVLVGAAAGMALVLGAGTASANPGAAYIGYGHVTSGTPVWCVQQMLNYIAGQRHPGPPAPAALNLDSSFGPATYNMVVWLQTAYNSQSGVTRLDVDGDVGPATGSVILSWAQRDYYQDYCKAYVPSYS; via the coding sequence ATGTCGAACAAGAAGGCCAAGTCGGTTCTGGTGGGGGCTGCGGCCGGTATGGCGCTGGTACTCGGGGCCGGGACCGCCAGTGCGAACCCCGGCGCGGCGTACATCGGCTACGGCCACGTGACCTCCGGAACCCCGGTGTGGTGCGTGCAGCAGATGCTCAACTACATTGCCGGCCAGCGGCACCCGGGGCCGCCCGCCCCGGCGGCGCTCAACCTGGACAGCTCCTTCGGACCGGCCACGTACAACATGGTCGTGTGGCTGCAGACGGCCTACAACTCGCAGTCCGGCGTCACCCGGCTCGACGTGGACGGCGATGTCGGCCCCGCCACCGGCAGCGTCATCCTGAGCTGGGCCCAGCGGGACTACTACCAGGACTACTGCAAGGCGTACGTCCCCTCCTACTCGTAG
- a CDS encoding purine-cytosine permease family protein — protein sequence MDNPSTADTDAGAIETRGIEPVPDHERGGRVRELFPTWVAANISVLLLTMGAALVVFNHLNFWQVLVVAACAAIVSFGLVGVLSVSGKWGGAPGATLSRATFGVRGNLFPGAILWIARFGWETINAVTGAYAVLTVLDLLFGIKSNTALIVITLFAFVACTFLVSGMGRKALNVCNTWSTYLFGIFSILVLGYLIATMNWSEVFSKPAGTTAMMIAGVGTIAAGGISWVPTGPDFARYLPHAASGRKIVGVTVSGAGLVMVPMVLMGAVMAVASPGLADAADPVSFLGDLLPTWLAVPYLLTAIVGMLLINSLSMYSAGFTAQTMGVKLPRALAVSINAVISLVGGLLLMLVAKSFLGSFITFLILLAVSFSAWIGVYAVDMFRRRSRAVRYDAAALMDTSRNSRYWYVGGFCWQAMVSWVLALLAGIAFTKCDWFAGPLSDTPVGRYGLAWAATIVISGVIMAVLPTPRENTPAGAEAEQTAGPEAEQTERATVTV from the coding sequence ATGGACAACCCGTCCACCGCCGACACCGACGCCGGCGCGATAGAGACCCGCGGTATCGAACCCGTCCCCGACCACGAGCGCGGGGGCAGAGTCCGCGAGCTCTTCCCGACCTGGGTCGCGGCGAACATCAGCGTCCTGCTGCTCACCATGGGCGCCGCCCTGGTGGTGTTCAACCACTTGAACTTCTGGCAGGTCCTGGTCGTCGCCGCGTGCGCCGCGATCGTCTCGTTCGGGCTGGTCGGCGTGCTGTCGGTCTCCGGCAAGTGGGGCGGGGCCCCGGGCGCGACGCTCTCCCGGGCCACCTTCGGGGTGCGCGGGAACCTCTTCCCCGGCGCGATCCTGTGGATCGCCCGGTTCGGCTGGGAGACGATCAACGCCGTCACCGGCGCCTACGCGGTGCTGACCGTGCTCGACCTGCTCTTCGGCATCAAGAGCAACACCGCGCTGATCGTGATCACGCTCTTCGCCTTCGTCGCCTGCACCTTCCTGGTCTCCGGCATGGGCCGCAAGGCGCTGAACGTCTGCAACACCTGGTCGACGTACCTCTTCGGGATCTTCAGCATCCTGGTGCTGGGCTACCTGATCGCGACCATGAACTGGAGCGAGGTCTTCTCCAAGCCGGCGGGCACCACCGCGATGATGATCGCCGGCGTCGGGACCATCGCCGCCGGCGGCATCAGCTGGGTCCCCACCGGCCCGGACTTCGCCCGCTACCTGCCGCACGCCGCCTCCGGCCGGAAGATCGTCGGCGTGACGGTCTCCGGCGCCGGCCTGGTGATGGTGCCGATGGTGCTCATGGGCGCCGTGATGGCGGTGGCCTCCCCCGGCCTCGCGGACGCCGCGGACCCGGTCTCCTTCCTCGGTGACCTGCTGCCGACCTGGCTGGCCGTGCCCTACCTGCTGACCGCGATCGTCGGCATGCTGCTGATCAACAGCCTCTCCATGTACTCGGCCGGCTTCACCGCGCAGACCATGGGCGTCAAGCTGCCGCGCGCCCTGGCCGTCAGCATCAACGCGGTGATCTCGCTGGTCGGCGGCCTGCTGCTGATGCTGGTCGCGAAGAGCTTCCTGGGCTCCTTCATCACCTTCCTGATCCTGCTCGCGGTCTCCTTCTCGGCCTGGATCGGCGTCTACGCGGTGGACATGTTCCGGCGCCGCTCGCGTGCGGTGCGCTACGACGCCGCCGCGCTGATGGACACCAGCCGGAACAGCCGGTACTGGTACGTGGGCGGTTTCTGCTGGCAGGCGATGGTGTCCTGGGTGCTCGCGCTGCTGGCCGGGATCGCCTTCACCAAGTGCGACTGGTTCGCCGGCCCGCTCTCCGACACTCCCGTCGGCAGGTACGGGCTCGCCTGGGCGGCGACCATCGTGATCTCCGGCGTGATCATGGCCGTGCTCCCGACGCCCCGGGAGAACACCCCCGCCGGCGCGGAGGCCGAGCAGACGGCCGGCCCTGAGGCCGAGCAGACCGAGCGAGCCACCGTCACCGTCTGA